From Arcticibacter tournemirensis, one genomic window encodes:
- a CDS encoding flavin monoamine oxidase family protein: protein MPQFDVLIVGAGISGLAAARKLTRDFKKVLILEAADRAGGRIADLREPGFPQPVMLGAEFIHGKLPLTMALLKEAGIHYYPVDGKSVRMFKGKEQRGDEDDWSLVMEKLKSLKEDISLSEFLSRYIGGEKYEGLRESVLDFAKGFDAADPDYASSLSLSKEWQQEEGEQYRIEGGYGRLIDFMESECLLYGAEICYRETVKKVNWRTGFAEVITSSGNCYSAEKIIITVPVGVLKMEVTEPGAIEFNPPLPERIALIRSIGFGSVIKAVLYFEGAFWEAKTGTDTGFIFSDEAFPTWWTQYPLSHPVLTGWLGGPDAESYRNATEDELLEMALHSLSRIFDMERAELKKSLLAFKISNWAANPFANGAYTYPTVSVPQPSEVLAAPVADTIYFAGEAAYQGIYGGTVEAALASTLGLLSGSEELEITSSNS, encoded by the coding sequence ATGCCACAATTTGATGTTCTTATAGTTGGCGCTGGTATCTCAGGCCTGGCTGCCGCCCGTAAACTAACCAGGGACTTTAAAAAAGTACTGATCCTCGAAGCTGCAGACAGGGCAGGAGGACGGATTGCAGATTTGCGGGAGCCCGGTTTTCCTCAGCCCGTGATGTTAGGTGCCGAATTTATACACGGGAAACTTCCGCTCACTATGGCCCTTCTTAAGGAGGCAGGAATCCATTATTATCCTGTTGATGGAAAAAGTGTAAGAATGTTTAAAGGCAAGGAACAGCGGGGAGACGAAGATGACTGGTCGCTTGTAATGGAAAAACTGAAGTCGCTGAAAGAGGATATCAGCCTGTCAGAATTTCTGAGCCGGTATATTGGCGGAGAGAAATATGAAGGGTTGAGAGAGTCGGTGCTGGATTTTGCTAAAGGATTTGATGCTGCTGACCCCGACTACGCCAGTTCGTTATCGCTCTCGAAGGAATGGCAGCAGGAAGAGGGCGAACAATACAGGATTGAAGGGGGATACGGCCGGCTGATTGATTTTATGGAGAGTGAATGTCTTTTGTATGGAGCCGAAATATGCTATAGAGAAACTGTAAAAAAAGTCAACTGGCGGACGGGCTTTGCCGAAGTTATAACTTCTTCGGGTAATTGTTATAGTGCTGAAAAGATTATTATTACCGTACCAGTCGGAGTGTTAAAGATGGAGGTGACTGAACCCGGTGCCATAGAGTTTAATCCTCCTTTGCCTGAAAGGATCGCACTGATCCGTTCAATCGGTTTTGGATCTGTCATAAAAGCGGTGCTGTATTTTGAAGGCGCCTTTTGGGAAGCGAAAACGGGTACTGATACAGGCTTTATATTTTCCGATGAAGCTTTTCCTACATGGTGGACACAGTACCCATTGAGCCATCCGGTACTTACAGGATGGCTGGGCGGTCCGGATGCCGAATCTTACCGTAATGCAACTGAAGACGAGCTGCTGGAAATGGCTTTACACTCATTAAGCAGAATATTTGATATGGAAAGGGCAGAACTAAAAAAATCTCTTTTAGCCTTTAAGATCTCTAACTGGGCCGCTAATCCGTTTGCAAACGGTGCCTATACCTATCCGACTGTAAGTGTTCCGCAACCCTCTGAAGTACTTGCTGCGCCTGTAGCAGACACGATCTATTTTGCCGGAGAAGCTGCCTATCAGGGTATTTACGGAGGAACAGTGGAAGCTGCTCTGGCCAGTACGCTGGGCCTGCTGAGTGGAAGTGAGGAATTGGAGATAACAAGTAGTAATTCCTGA
- a CDS encoding DUF4861 domain-containing protein, with product MKFKTRPLFPLFVLMLFSSAGLFAQKAKQLSVSNPSDFCRPDELIVLSRKMIERKLGKIPEGNYISIIESANRPVVVQFDDMDKDEKWDEAAFLYSFKPGEKVVFNVSVTGRLLGKAVVRAHVRQRRKNTDATFGPALERDSVPAGQPNTDFSQQKLPPFLTEGPAWENDKVGFRIYFDVRNTKDIWGKTTSKMMLDTVGADPSDSYHHLAGWGMDILAVGKSLGAGSLAMSMPLTGKKDTLIRLGGQNMGPVIYEKIADGPVRAIFRLHYPDWKALESIPALDLTEEISIWGGQYFYESKVSVYNAPAGARLVSGIVNLNSKKSTPVARGGVQGLFTYDLQSENKDHLGMAILTPASLCDGTGTTPNEGTDVKNTYYVSMKISPGRTSDFRFYSGWEKSDKIFSAEKGFRDYIGNEAVRYGQPLNIIW from the coding sequence ATGAAATTTAAAACAAGACCCCTGTTTCCTCTCTTTGTACTAATGCTTTTCAGCTCTGCCGGATTATTTGCACAAAAAGCAAAGCAGCTATCTGTTTCAAATCCCTCTGATTTCTGTCGCCCGGATGAACTTATAGTACTTTCAAGAAAAATGATCGAAAGGAAGCTTGGTAAGATTCCCGAAGGTAATTACATCAGCATTATTGAAAGTGCAAACCGGCCTGTGGTCGTTCAGTTCGATGATATGGATAAAGATGAAAAGTGGGATGAAGCAGCTTTTCTTTATTCTTTTAAGCCCGGCGAGAAGGTGGTTTTTAATGTCTCCGTAACCGGCAGATTGCTGGGGAAGGCCGTTGTCCGTGCACACGTTCGCCAGAGAAGAAAAAACACCGATGCCACATTTGGTCCCGCGCTTGAACGCGACAGCGTCCCTGCAGGACAACCAAATACCGATTTCTCTCAACAGAAATTGCCTCCCTTTCTTACAGAAGGTCCGGCCTGGGAGAATGACAAAGTGGGCTTCCGCATTTATTTCGATGTACGTAATACGAAAGATATCTGGGGTAAAACAACTTCTAAAATGATGCTGGATACGGTAGGAGCGGATCCTTCAGATTCTTATCACCATCTGGCCGGTTGGGGAATGGATATTCTCGCTGTAGGCAAGTCTCTTGGCGCCGGTTCTCTGGCGATGTCCATGCCTCTTACAGGGAAAAAGGATACGTTAATCAGGCTTGGAGGGCAGAATATGGGGCCCGTTATTTATGAAAAGATAGCCGATGGACCGGTTAGAGCCATATTCAGGTTGCATTATCCGGATTGGAAGGCTTTGGAGTCGATTCCTGCCCTTGATCTGACCGAAGAAATAAGTATCTGGGGCGGACAGTATTTCTACGAAAGCAAAGTAAGTGTTTATAATGCTCCTGCAGGAGCCAGGCTGGTGAGTGGCATCGTTAATCTGAATAGTAAAAAGTCGACTCCTGTTGCAAGAGGAGGGGTACAGGGGCTGTTTACATACGACCTGCAGTCGGAAAATAAAGACCATCTTGGTATGGCGATTCTAACACCCGCCTCTCTCTGTGACGGGACGGGCACAACGCCTAACGAAGGAACGGATGTGAAAAATACCTATTATGTTAGTATGAAGATCTCTCCCGGAAGAACTTCTGATTTTAGATTTTATTCTGGCTGGGAGAAAAGCGACAAGATTTTCTCGGCCGAAAAAGGTTTTCGTGATTATATAGGTAATGAAGCTGTCAGGTATGGACAACCCCTAAATATCATTTGGTAG